A genomic segment from Sciurus carolinensis chromosome 1, mSciCar1.2, whole genome shotgun sequence encodes:
- the Prmt6 gene encoding protein arginine N-methyltransferase 6, with product MSQTKKRKLESGGGGEGGVGTEEEDGGELEAAVPRPRRTKRERDQLYYECYSDVSVHEEMIADRVRTDAYRLGILRNWAALRGKTVLDVGAGTGILSIFCAQAGARRVYAVEASAIWQQAREVVRLNGLEDRVHVLPGPVETVELPEQVDAIVSEWMGYGLLHESMLSSVLHARTKWLKEGGILLPASAELFVAPISDQMLEWRLGFWSQVKQHYGVDMSCLESFATRCLMSHSEIVVQGLSGEDVLARPQRFAQLELARAGLEQELEAGVGGRFRCSCYGSAPMHGFAIWFQVTFPGGDSEKPLVLSTSPFHPATHWKQALLYLNEPVQVEQDTDVSGEITLLPSRDNPRRLRVLLRYKVGDQEEKTKDFAMED from the coding sequence ATGTCGCAGACTAAGAAGAGAAAGCTTGAGTCGGGGGGCGGCGGCGAAGGAGGGGTGGGAACTGAAGAGGAAGATGGCGGGGAGCTGGAGGCGGCTGTGCCGCGACCCCGGAGGACTAAGCGCGAGCGGGACCAGCTGTACTACGAGTGCTACTCAGACGTGTCGGTCCACGAGGAGATGATCGCCGACCGCGTACGCACTGATGCCTACCGCCTGGGCATCCTGCGGAACTGGGCAGCGCTGCGAGGCAAGACCGTGCTGGACGTTGGCGCAGGCACCGGCATTTTGAGCATCTTCTGTGCCCAGGCCGGTGCCCGGCGCGTATATGCGGTGGAAGCCAGCGCCATTTGGCAACAGGCCCGGGAGGTAGTGCGGCTCAACGGGCTGGAGGACCGGGTGCACGTCCTGCCGGGCCCGGTGGAGACGGTGGAGTTGCCAGAGCAGGTGGATGCCATCGTGAGCGAGTGGATGGGCTATGGACTTCTGCACGAGTCCATGCTGAGTTCTGTGCTCCATGCGCGGACCAAATGGCTGAAAGAGGGCGGTATTCTCCTGCCGGCTTCCGCTGAGCTCTTCGTAGCCCCCATCAGCGACCAGATGCTGGAGTGGCGCCTAGGCTTTTGGAGCCAGGTGAAGCAGCACTATGGCGTGGACATGAGCTGCCTAGAGAGCTTTGCCACACGCTGCCTCATGAGCCACTCGGAGATCGTGGTGCAGGGTCTGTCCGGCGAGGACGTGCTGGCCCGGCCTCAGCGCTTTGCTCAGCTCGAGCTGGCCCGCGCCGGTCTGGAGCAGGAGCTGGAGGCCGGGGTGGGCGGGCGCTTCCGCTGCAGCTGTTATGGCTCAGCGCCCATGCATGGCTTTGCCATCTGGTTCCAGGTGACCTTCCCTGGAGGAGATTCGGAGAAACCCCTGGTGCTGTCCACCTCGCCTTTTCACCCGGCCACGCACTGGAAGCAGGCGCTCCTCTACCTAAACGAACCGGTGCAAGTGGAGCAAGACACGGACGTTTCTGGAGAGATCACGCTGCTGCCCTCCCGGGACAACCCTCGTCGCCTGCGAGTTCTGCTGCGCTACAAAGTGGGGGACCAGGAGGAAAAGACCAAAGACTTTGCCATGGAGGACTGA